The following are from one region of the Candidatus Dadabacteria bacterium genome:
- a CDS encoding calcium-binding protein: MRLFNFFAIMFLLVGALAFSACTGTDTETVTETVTETTTETVTETEYVCADGTTAASADMCPDPEPVYDEIGPGHEVGKMNCYEDGDRDGMIAGTDMGDCIHGEEGNDSIKGMGGNDVLDGGPGNDTLYGGPGNDDLIGGSGDNTLYGGEGADIAVYKDAMRVVANLGNNTARIRHADPEMVDELVETGDSGIGTDTLMEIENVKGSLLGADILTGDDGPNVLKGLDQADTLNGGDGDDMILPNRPVDMDSNGMAIANVASGTEPEIDGVDVVDGGEGSDTINYEGESGSLVVALGTVVAAVPDDPATTDTNEAVIAHVAATVGAVTDMVVVVNRGTEDEPKLESTIENVMGGFGGDTLTGDARSNTLTGGAGVDTLNGEAAPDGADTMGADDTLNGGPGGDTLNGGPGGDTLNGGADDDTLNGNAGDDTLDGGGGDDTLAGGDGDDVYIITKGDAGDTISAFVAGDMIHLKGFTSADRTENNLNMTAAGVLQHVDKDDSTDTTDLVTLSAGGGLVRLTQDVRYVD; encoded by the coding sequence ATGAGGTTATTTAACTTCTTTGCAATAATGTTCTTGCTGGTGGGGGCGTTGGCTTTTTCCGCCTGCACGGGCACGGACACGGAAACCGTAACCGAAACCGTAACGGAAACCACAACGGAAACCGTAACGGAAACTGAGTACGTGTGCGCTGACGGAACTACAGCGGCAAGCGCCGACATGTGCCCGGATCCGGAACCTGTTTATGACGAGATAGGGCCGGGTCATGAGGTAGGAAAAATGAACTGCTATGAGGATGGTGATCGCGACGGCATGATAGCCGGTACCGACATGGGCGATTGTATCCATGGCGAGGAGGGCAACGACTCCATTAAGGGCATGGGTGGTAACGACGTTCTTGACGGCGGTCCTGGAAACGACACGCTCTACGGGGGGCCCGGCAATGATGACCTTATCGGCGGCAGCGGCGACAACACGCTCTACGGGGGTGAAGGCGCCGACATTGCGGTCTACAAGGATGCTATGAGAGTAGTGGCCAACCTGGGCAACAATACAGCTAGGATTCGACACGCCGATCCTGAAATGGTGGACGAGCTCGTAGAGACGGGAGATAGCGGAATAGGTACAGATACCTTGATGGAAATCGAGAACGTCAAGGGCTCTCTCCTAGGAGCAGACATACTAACCGGCGATGACGGTCCGAACGTGCTTAAAGGTCTTGACCAGGCCGACACGCTTAACGGTGGAGACGGTGACGACATGATTCTTCCCAACCGTCCTGTGGATATGGATTCTAACGGTATGGCTATAGCAAACGTGGCCAGCGGCACCGAACCAGAAATTGACGGCGTTGATGTGGTCGACGGGGGAGAGGGGAGCGACACCATAAACTACGAGGGTGAAAGCGGATCGCTGGTCGTTGCCCTTGGCACTGTTGTTGCAGCGGTGCCAGACGATCCTGCCACGACGGATACCAACGAAGCGGTCATTGCTCACGTGGCGGCCACGGTTGGTGCCGTTACCGACATGGTCGTGGTTGTGAATCGAGGCACGGAAGATGAGCCGAAACTAGAGAGCACCATTGAGAACGTTATGGGAGGCTTCGGTGGCGACACGCTTACTGGTGACGCTCGGAGCAACACGCTTACAGGCGGAGCCGGTGTCGACACGCTTAACGGAGAAGCAGCCCCCGACGGCGCGGACACGATGGGCGCTGACGACACGCTTAACGGCGGTCCCGGTGGTGACACGCTTAACGGCGGTCCCGGTGGTGACACGCTTAACGGCGGCGCGGACGACGACACGCTTAACGGCAATGCAGGCGATGATACGCTTGACGGCGGAGGCGGTGACGACACGCTTGCAGGCGGCGACGGCGATGACGTATATATTATCACCAAAGGCGATGCCGGTGATACGATCAGCGCGTTTGTGGCTGGCGACATGATACATCTGAAGGGCTTCACGTCCGCCGATAGGACTGAGAACAACCTAAATATGACAGCAGCAGGCGTGCTTCAGCATGTGGACAAAGATGACTCAACTGATACTACTGATCTTGTC
- a CDS encoding 2-isopropylmalate synthase, giving the protein MSNNNYIHIFDTTLRDGEQAPGCSMTSGEKLRVAYQLERLGVDIIEAGFPISSEEDFQSVKKIAQRIKGCQIAGLCRANLKDIDRGWEAVQHSESPRIHTFIATSEIHLKYKLRKTRDQVLEMISGAVKHARNYTDNVEFSCEDATRTDIDYLCTAVDVAVRSGATTINIPDTVGYTIPEEFAYIIHTLVKNVPNLDDVILSVHCHNDLGLAVANSHAAISEGARQVECTINGLGERAGNASLEEIVMGLSVRSDKKPYTFGINTTQIYPTSRLVSQVTGVNVQPNKAIVGANAFAHEAGIHQDGVLKESITYEIMTPQEVGIPSNQIVLGKHSGRHAFRDRLEEYGYVLEQEAFENAFTKFKALADKKKYVFDEDIEALINQEFLRSSDYYEFTAASYSGGTDTSPEASVTIMAGGEEISVSETGSGPVDAIFKAVKKATGLDPRLESFSVSSITGGTDAQGEVTVRIWDEGVISQGQGVDTDISVASAKAFVSALNRLRWRKEHPRRGSELKGI; this is encoded by the coding sequence ATGTCAAACAACAACTACATACATATATTCGACACCACGCTTCGCGACGGGGAGCAGGCCCCGGGCTGCAGCATGACCTCAGGGGAGAAACTGCGGGTCGCATATCAGCTCGAGCGCCTGGGCGTCGACATAATAGAGGCGGGGTTTCCCATATCCTCTGAAGAGGACTTCCAGTCAGTCAAGAAAATAGCGCAGAGGATAAAGGGCTGCCAGATAGCCGGGCTCTGCAGGGCCAACCTGAAGGACATAGACCGCGGCTGGGAAGCCGTGCAGCATTCAGAGAGCCCGAGGATACACACCTTCATCGCCACATCCGAAATACATCTTAAGTACAAATTGAGAAAAACGAGGGATCAGGTCCTTGAGATGATAAGCGGTGCCGTAAAGCACGCGCGAAACTACACGGACAACGTCGAGTTCTCCTGCGAGGACGCGACGCGCACCGATATCGACTATCTCTGCACCGCGGTCGACGTCGCCGTCCGCTCGGGAGCCACGACGATTAACATTCCCGACACGGTCGGGTACACGATCCCCGAGGAGTTCGCTTACATAATCCACACGCTCGTTAAAAACGTCCCGAACCTCGACGACGTGATCCTCAGCGTCCACTGCCACAACGACCTCGGACTCGCCGTCGCGAATTCCCACGCGGCCATAAGCGAGGGGGCAAGGCAGGTGGAATGCACGATTAACGGCCTCGGTGAGAGGGCCGGCAACGCATCGCTTGAGGAAATAGTGATGGGCCTGAGCGTAAGAAGCGACAAGAAACCCTACACTTTCGGGATAAACACCACGCAGATATATCCCACCAGCAGACTCGTTTCCCAGGTTACCGGGGTCAACGTTCAGCCCAACAAGGCGATTGTGGGAGCGAACGCGTTTGCCCACGAGGCGGGAATTCACCAGGACGGGGTGCTTAAGGAGAGCATAACCTACGAGATAATGACCCCGCAGGAGGTAGGGATTCCCTCTAACCAGATAGTGCTCGGCAAGCACTCGGGACGCCACGCGTTTCGGGATCGCCTCGAGGAGTACGGCTACGTTTTGGAGCAGGAAGCCTTTGAGAACGCGTTTACGAAGTTCAAGGCCCTTGCCGACAAGAAGAAATACGTTTTCGACGAGGACATAGAGGCCCTTATAAACCAGGAGTTCCTGCGATCCTCTGATTATTACGAGTTCACGGCCGCGAGCTACTCGGGCGGAACGGACACGTCGCCCGAGGCGAGCGTCACGATCATGGCGGGCGGGGAGGAGATCTCGGTTTCCGAGACGGGCTCGGGGCCCGTCGACGCTATTTTCAAGGCGGTTAAGAAGGCGACGGGGCTTGACCCGAGGCTTGAGAGTTTTTCGGTTTCCTCGATAACCGGCGGAACCGACGCGCAGGGAGAGGTCACGGTCAGGATATGGGATGAGGGAGTGATATCCCAGGGGCAGGGGGTCGATACGGATATTTCAGTTGCGAGCGCGAAGGCTTTTGTTAGCGCGCTTAACAGGCTTCGCTGGAGAAAGGAGCATCCGCGCAGGGGCTCCGAGCTTAAGGGAATTTAA